The genomic DNA GGATTGTTGGTGTGACAGTGGGAGCCTGGCAGACACTTCCAGAGCAGAAGGGGTGGTGACAGCAACTCTGGGCAGGTGacagcagttttgggagccCAGGTGTCTGCTCTGCCCCCCCCTCCAGCATTCATAGATTACAAGCTGCGCCCCAAAACCATCTCACCACATCTAGAACAAACCCAGATGTGTTCTCCAcctggtgcccagggctgtAAGCACAGTTTTCTGTCCaaagggctggaaaagcccaCAATGGGAGGACAAAtgaaaaacagatgaaaaattaGATTCTTATCCAATTCTGCTCATCCAATTCTCATTCAATCTGCTGAGCTGGAACAAGCTGGTGAGAGCCATGTGGGGAGAGGGGATCCCCAGCTATGCCTGAGGAGGAGGCACAGCTCCTCGTGCTGGGGCACCTGCACACCCCAGGCAGGTTTGGGCATTGCTGGCAATGAGACTTTCCCTTCTCACACCTCTGCCAAGCAGGTGGGAACTGGGCCATTTATCTCAGGCCAactgctgggctgctctgttTTATCTAATCTGGGTCGGGGAGTTCCCTGGGAGATTTCTGGGTGTGATTGTGCCCAACAGGAGCTCTCGTGGTTCCCTGCAGGATCAAAGTTCAGACTCTGCATGTGTAGCTCAGCCATGGTGCTGAGGGGGCCCAGATGAGAGACCTCCACACACTCTGGGAGGGAAGAGCACCACAGACACAGCCCTAAATCTCACGTTACCATCCACCTGGCCTGGCCCAGTCAAACTGGTCCTACGTGGTCCTACAAGATCCCAAAATGGGAATGGCTTCACAAGGCTCTTTCCAAGGCTGGCAGGGGTGAACACGGAGAAGGGCAAGGGCACCCCTAGGAAGTGTGTCCATCTCCAGCCTCCAGACGAGTCACCCACCTTCTCTGTGTCCTCCTTCTTGACAGACTTCAGGTTGGCCCTAAGATCCATGGACACCTTGTGCttggagcccagcagagccctgagcaTGGCATCGGCCGAGACACGAACCCGGCGCAAGGGAGGGCGCTTGAACTTCCCTCGGAGATCAAGAACTTTGATTTTGAGATCTTTGatctgcaggggcaggagaggagcaggagtggGAGGTCACTGCTTGGCTGCCTTGCACAGAGCCCCTGCGGGAAGCAGTAggctctgccagcactgagcccccACTGAGGGATCTGCACCCTCTGGGACCACCCCACCAAGGCTCTGCCCCCcaggctcagagctgggccatgGGCAGCTGTACCATGAGAAGCTCTCAGACCCACAGGGGTGACCAGGAGAGTGAGGAACCTCTCTGTGGACCCCGAGGACAGTTTGAGTTCCCTTGGGCAGGGATGAACCTTGCTCTGAGTGGTGCCTTGCAGAGCAAACACCAGCCCTGAGAAAACCATGGTGCCTGTCCCACATCCCAGCCTGGTCCATGACACATCCCCACTGAGGCCAGAGCTGCCACTGGGAGGGAGTTTCCAGAAGGAACCAGCCCGTCCTCCCTCCTACCTCCCGGGTGTTATGGTTGCATTTCGCTTCAATGTCATATCTCTCCTCATCCACAATCTCCACCTTCTCGTGCAGCTCCCTGCACAGGTCCTGGGGCCAAGAAAACAGGAGAGCAGTGAGCGAGGCCCCTCACACTCCCAAGGAGCTCACTccagcctggggctgagcaGTACCTGGAGCTGGCTCAAGGAGAGCCCACTGGTGTGCAGTGGAGTGACCCGCTCAGACAGGTACCTCTCCTTCTCTGCCTGCTTGTCCACAATCTCCTGATCCCACTCCTCCTTGGCCTTGGCCAGCATCAAACTCTGTGAGCATGAGGAAATGGCAGAAGTGTGAAGTGCACAGGCCCCTGTTTCCCCTGAGCCACTCACACAAGGTCTGTAGGATGGGACAGACTCGTGTGCCACCCCCTCCCTGCTGTCCTCAAACACACATCAAAGCCTCCCCACAGCTGGGTAGGGCAGGCAGGGCCGGGcacggggctgtggggccatggggctgtggggccatggGGCTCTGAGGccatggggctgtggggctctgGGCCATGGGGCCGTGGGGCCATAGGGCTCTGAGGCTGTGAGGccatggggctgtggggctgtgaggCTCTGAGGCCATGGGGCTCTGAGGCCATGGGGCTCTGAGGCTGTGgggctctggggctctggggctctggggctgtggggctctgAGGCtgtggggctctggggctgtggggctctggggctgtggggctctgCTGGGCCGTGGTCCCACTGGCTGCTGACGTTGGCTCTGCTGGGGCAGGCAATGTTTATCCCAAGACAGAGCCTGGGGAGCTCCCAGGCTCGTGCTGGAGCACAAACAGGCTGAGGCTTTGGAGCTGAAGGTGTGGGGGTCTCTCCCCACCTCAGTGAAGGGGAGGTTTGTTTGGACCACAAATCCCACATGAGTGAGAAGAGAAAGGTGgggtgggagctgctcctcacagcccaTCCCTGAGCTTTCCTCACCCCTGTCCCACCGACCACGCGCTGCAACCCAGCTCCTTTCCCCCAGCAAGACAAACCCCAGGGAGTTTCCAGCCCTCGGGACTCACCTTCAACAAGAGTTTGCGTGAGGCTGTGATCTTGGATTTTCTCTAGGGGAaaggggaggaaaggaaaacaccCTTTGAAAACAAACGCGCTGCAAATGCAGAGCAGCACCAAGGTCTCTCCCAAAGGGAAAGGCACTTacctccctgcaggcaggggaacagccagggaggagcagaaAAAACAAGAGAAGAGAACAGGGCATCAAGAAATGAGAGCAAAAAAGAGGGGACAGTCAAGGAATGCATCTCGTGTGGTTGCAGTTGGTTCCTTATTTCTGTATCTcacagctgccaccagcacgTGAGCCAGGTCTGAGGTGAAGGTGCCCTCTGGAAATGCAGTGAGAGCTCAGGGC from Passer domesticus isolate bPasDom1 chromosome 25, bPasDom1.hap1, whole genome shotgun sequence includes the following:
- the TNNI1 gene encoding LOW QUALITY PROTEIN: troponin I, slow skeletal muscle (The sequence of the model RefSeq protein was modified relative to this genomic sequence to represent the inferred CDS: deleted 1 base in 1 codon; substituted 1 base at 1 genomic stop codon) — its product is MPAEEGICAIFTDHLQAGLGFNTPLSPSPGRARLSPGQASPPSCTARXGTATAPSALPLFAGSSTRRDARARKSKITASRKLLLKSLMLAKAKEEWDQEIVDKQAEKERYLSERVTPLHTSGLSLSQLQDLCRELHEKVEIVDEERYDIEAKCNHNTREIKDLKIKVLDLRGKFKRPPLRRVRVSADAMLRALLGSKHKVSMDLRANLKSVKKEDTEKERPVEVGDWRKNVEAMSGMEGRKKMFDAAKSPTGQ